One window from the genome of Halictus rubicundus isolate RS-2024b chromosome 7, iyHalRubi1_principal, whole genome shotgun sequence encodes:
- the Lon gene encoding lon protease homolog, mitochondrial isoform X2: MRFVTAVNFKMLPVFRHRMTIVRSFCRNRHSDVQELSTHVRSLQFRRAGLVDCLGSFTRYTRDRRHSAAAAIISIRSFATKKFNDRDPPGESDGDQIDDPASLPATVVVPEVWPHVPVIAINRNPVFPRFIKLIELNNPILMDLVRRKVKLNQPYVGIFLKKAEENEAEVVQNMNDIYPVGTFAQIHEVQDLGNRLRLVVMAHRRIKIVGQILEDIMPKNMHDDTVTTSKPSRRSLMRKKSENRTSEAEKTKKNEEENVVPESAVPKKLEESKEEKFMSAESDSAQPQANTQPLLMVEVINITHEKFRQTEEIKALTQELIKTIRDIISMNPLYRESLQQMLHQGQRVVDNPVYLSDLGAALTGADAQELQQVLEEMDISKRLRLSLALLKKEYELSKLQQKIGREVEEKVKQQHRKYILHEQLKVIKKELGLEKDDKDAIAEKYRERIRSKTVPKPVMDVLEEELNKLNFLESHSSEFNVTRNYLDWLTSLPWGVTSPENLHLQQAIEILDKDHYGMEDIKKRILEFIAVSQLKGSTQGKILCFHGPPGVGKTSIAKSISRALNREYFRFSVGGMTDVAEIKGHRRTYVGAMPGKIIQCLKKTKTENPLVLIDEVDKIGKGHQGDPASALLEMLDPEQNANFLDHYLDVSVDLSKVLFICTANVIDTIPEPLRDRMEMIEMSGYVADEKVAIAKQYLVPQAMNESGLSDTHVKIDDGALNLLIKFYCRESGVRNLQKHIEKVHRKVAFKVVKKEAGRVDVTTENLHEFVGKPVFTHDRMYDITPPGVVMGLAWTAMGGSTLFIETTIRKPTTKKSEGSFEVTGHLGDVMKESIQIAMTVARKFLSDEDSSNTFLYDSHLHLHVPEGATPKDGPSAGVTIAIAFISLAKNKAIRQNVAMTGELSLMGRVLPVGGIKEKTIAAKRVGVNCVILPEENKKDFNDLPKYITDGLEVHFASTFADVYRICFENVEDPRVFATTNM; encoded by the exons ATGCGTTTCGTGACAGCGGTCAATTTCAAGATGCTGCCTGTCTTTCGGCACCGCATGACGATTGTTCGATCATTCTGCAGAAACCGACACTCGGACGTTCAAGAGTTGTCGACTCATGTACGATCGCTGCAATTCCGTAGAGCAGGCCTCGTCGATTGTCTAGGATCATTCACCAGATATACACGTGATCGTCGTCATTCTGCGGCGGCGGCTATCATCTCGATAAGATCGTTCGCGACCAAGAAATTCAACGACAGGGACCCACCGGG TGAGAGTGACGGAGATCAGATCGATGATCCAGCTTCGTTGCCAGCGACAGTTGTTGTGCCCGAGGTCTGGCCCCATGTGCCTGTCATAGCGATCAATAGAAATCCTGTGTTCCCCAGATTTATAAAGCTTATCGAGCTTAACAATCCGATTCTCATGGATCTGGTTCGTAGAAAGGTAAAATTGAATCAACCGTATGTGGGTATCTTCTTAAAGAAGGCAGAGGA AAATGAAGCGGAAGTTGTACAAAATATGAACGATATTTACCCCGTTGGCACATTTGCACAGATACACGAAGTACAAGATTTAGGGAATCGACTGAGATTAGTTGTGATGGCACATAGGAGAATTAAAATTGTTGGTCAGATACTGGAAGATATCATGCCGAAAAACATGCACG ACGATACAGTAACCACTAGTAAACCAAGTCGTAGATCATTAATGCGCAAAAAATCAGAAAACAGAACTTCTGAAGCAGAGAAAACCAAAAAGAACGAAGAAGAGAATGTCGTCCCGGAAAGTGCTGTGCCTAAAAAACTGGAAGAgagtaaagaagaaaaatttatgTCAGCAGAATCTGATAGTGCTCAGCCGCAGGCTAACACTCAGCCATTGTTGATGGTGGAAGTAATAAACATTACCCACGAGAAATTTAGACAGACTGAAGAGATTAAG GCTTTAACACAAGAATTAATCAAGACAATTCGGGACATAATCAGTATGAACCCGCTGTACCGCGAGTCTTTGCAACAAATGCTGCACCAGGGTCAGAGGGTTGTAGACAATCCAGTCTATTTGAGCGATCTAGGTGCAGCTCTGACCGGAGCAGATGCACAGGAACTGCAACAGGTGTTGGAAGAAATGGAT ATCTCGAAGAGACTAAGGTTGTCGCTTGCACTGCTAAAGAAAGAATACGAATTGAGTAAATTGCAACAAAAGATTGGTAGGGAAGTGGAGGAAAAAGTCAAGCAACAGCACAGAAAGTATATTCTCCACGAACAATTGAAAGTCATAAAAAAAGAGTTAGGATTAGAAAAGGACGACAAAGACGCGATAGCGGAGAAGTATAGAGAACGAATAAGATCGAAAACGGTCCCAAAACCAGTGATGGATGTGCTCGAAGaggaattaaataaattgaatttcttgGAGAGTCATAGCAGTGAGTTCAA TGTTACAAGGAATTATTTAGACTGGCTCACGTCTTTACCCTGGGGTGTGACGAGTCCTGAAAATTTGCATCTTCAGCAGGCGATCGAGATATTGGATAAAGATCACTATGGGATGGAAGACATAAAGAAACGAATTTTGG AATTTATCGCTGTCAGTCAATTGAAGGGTTCAACACAAGGGAAGATACTATGTTTCCACGGTCCCCCGGGTGTCGGAAAAACGTCAATCGCGAAATCAATTTCCCGTGCTCTAAACAGGGAGTATTTCAGGTTTAGTGTTGGAGGTATGACAGACGTTGCAGAAATCAAGGGGCACAGGCGAACGTACGTGGGAGCAATGCCTGGCAAAATTATTCAATGCTTGAAGAAAACTAAGACGGAAAATCCGTTGGTTCTTATAGACGAGGTCGATAAGATAGGAAA AGGACATCAGGGTGATCCTGCGTCCGCTCTTCTAGAAATGCTGGACCCAGAGCAAAATGCAAATTTCCTGGACCACTACTTGGACGTGTCCGTTGATCTCTCGAAGGTTCTCTTCATTTGTACAGCGAATGTGATCGACACGATTCCGGAGCCCCTTCGGGACCGTATGGAAATGATAGAGATGTCCGGTTATGTCGCCGATGAAAAGGTCGCGATCGCTAAACAGTATTTGGTACCGCAAGCCATGAACGAATCCGGTCTCTCCGATACGCACGTCAAAATCGACGACGGTGCGCTCAATTTATTGATTAAATTCTACTGTCGAGAATCGGGAGTTCGAAATCTGCAGAAGCACATAGAGAAAGTTCATCGGAAGGTGGCCTTCAAGGTCGTGAAGAAGGAAGCAGGAAGGGTCGACGTAACCACAGAGAATCTACACGAATTCGTAGGGAAACCTGTGTTCACGCACGACAGAATGTACGACATAACACCCCCCGGTGTCGTTATGGGACTCGCGTGGACAGCCATGGGTGGCTCCACTTTGTTCATCGAGACAACAATTAGGAAACCTACCACAAAGAAGAGTGAAGGCAGCTTTGAAGTCACTGGACACTTGGGCGATGTGATGAAGGAGTCCATTCAGATAGCCATGACAGTGGCAAGGAAGTTCTTGAGCGATGAAGATTCCAGCAACACTTTCCTTTATGATTCCCATTTACACCTGCACGTGCCTGAGGGTGCGACACCGAAGGATGGTCCTAGTGCTGGTGTGACTATCGCGATAGCGTTCATATCGCTCGCTAAGAATAAAGCAATTAGGCAAAATGTCGCGATGACTGGGGAACTCAGTTTGATGGGAAGGGTCCTGCCCGTTGGTGGCATCAAGGAGAAAACGATCGCC GCGAAACGAGTCGGTGTGAATTGCGTGATACTGCCCGAGGAGAACAAGAAGGACTTCAACGACTTGCCTAAGTACATCACGGATGGTCTCGAGGTTCATTTCGCCTCTACCTTCGCCGACGTGTATCGCATTTGTTTCGAAAATGTCGAGGATCCAAGAGTATTCGCGACCACGAATATGTAG
- the Lon gene encoding lon protease homolog, mitochondrial isoform X4, translated as MRFVTAVNFKMLPVFRHRMTIVRSFCRNRHSDVQELSTHVRSLQFRRAGLVDCLGSFTRYTRDRRHSAAAAIISIRSFATKKFNDRDPPGESDGDQIDDPASLPATVVVPEVWPHVPVIAINRNPVFPRFIKLIELNNPILMDLVRRKVKLNQPYVGIFLKKAEENEAEVVQNMNDIYPVGTFAQIHEVQDLGNRLRLVVMAHRRIKIVGQILEDIMPKNMHEKTKKNEEENVVPESAVPKKLEESKEEKFMSAESDSAQPQANTQPLLMVEVINITHEKFRQTEEIKALTQELIKTIRDIISMNPLYRESLQQMLHQGQRVVDNPVYLSDLGAALTGADAQELQQVLEEMDISKRLRLSLALLKKEYELSKLQQKIGREVEEKVKQQHRKYILHEQLKVIKKELGLEKDDKDAIAEKYRERIRSKTVPKPVMDVLEEELNKLNFLESHSSEFNVTRNYLDWLTSLPWGVTSPENLHLQQAIEILDKDHYGMEDIKKRILEFIAVSQLKGSTQGKILCFHGPPGVGKTSIAKSISRALNREYFRFSVGGMTDVAEIKGHRRTYVGAMPGKIIQCLKKTKTENPLVLIDEVDKIGKGHQGDPASALLEMLDPEQNANFLDHYLDVSVDLSKVLFICTANVIDTIPEPLRDRMEMIEMSGYVADEKVAIAKQYLVPQAMNESGLSDTHVKIDDGALNLLIKFYCRESGVRNLQKHIEKVHRKVAFKVVKKEAGRVDVTTENLHEFVGKPVFTHDRMYDITPPGVVMGLAWTAMGGSTLFIETTIRKPTTKKSEGSFEVTGHLGDVMKESIQIAMTVARKFLSDEDSSNTFLYDSHLHLHVPEGATPKDGPSAGVTIAIAFISLAKNKAIRQNVAMTGELSLMGRVLPVGGIKEKTIAAKRVGVNCVILPEENKKDFNDLPKYITDGLEVHFASTFADVYRICFENVEDPRVFATTNM; from the exons ATGCGTTTCGTGACAGCGGTCAATTTCAAGATGCTGCCTGTCTTTCGGCACCGCATGACGATTGTTCGATCATTCTGCAGAAACCGACACTCGGACGTTCAAGAGTTGTCGACTCATGTACGATCGCTGCAATTCCGTAGAGCAGGCCTCGTCGATTGTCTAGGATCATTCACCAGATATACACGTGATCGTCGTCATTCTGCGGCGGCGGCTATCATCTCGATAAGATCGTTCGCGACCAAGAAATTCAACGACAGGGACCCACCGGG TGAGAGTGACGGAGATCAGATCGATGATCCAGCTTCGTTGCCAGCGACAGTTGTTGTGCCCGAGGTCTGGCCCCATGTGCCTGTCATAGCGATCAATAGAAATCCTGTGTTCCCCAGATTTATAAAGCTTATCGAGCTTAACAATCCGATTCTCATGGATCTGGTTCGTAGAAAGGTAAAATTGAATCAACCGTATGTGGGTATCTTCTTAAAGAAGGCAGAGGA AAATGAAGCGGAAGTTGTACAAAATATGAACGATATTTACCCCGTTGGCACATTTGCACAGATACACGAAGTACAAGATTTAGGGAATCGACTGAGATTAGTTGTGATGGCACATAGGAGAATTAAAATTGTTGGTCAGATACTGGAAGATATCATGCCGAAAAACATGCACG AGAAAACCAAAAAGAACGAAGAAGAGAATGTCGTCCCGGAAAGTGCTGTGCCTAAAAAACTGGAAGAgagtaaagaagaaaaatttatgTCAGCAGAATCTGATAGTGCTCAGCCGCAGGCTAACACTCAGCCATTGTTGATGGTGGAAGTAATAAACATTACCCACGAGAAATTTAGACAGACTGAAGAGATTAAG GCTTTAACACAAGAATTAATCAAGACAATTCGGGACATAATCAGTATGAACCCGCTGTACCGCGAGTCTTTGCAACAAATGCTGCACCAGGGTCAGAGGGTTGTAGACAATCCAGTCTATTTGAGCGATCTAGGTGCAGCTCTGACCGGAGCAGATGCACAGGAACTGCAACAGGTGTTGGAAGAAATGGAT ATCTCGAAGAGACTAAGGTTGTCGCTTGCACTGCTAAAGAAAGAATACGAATTGAGTAAATTGCAACAAAAGATTGGTAGGGAAGTGGAGGAAAAAGTCAAGCAACAGCACAGAAAGTATATTCTCCACGAACAATTGAAAGTCATAAAAAAAGAGTTAGGATTAGAAAAGGACGACAAAGACGCGATAGCGGAGAAGTATAGAGAACGAATAAGATCGAAAACGGTCCCAAAACCAGTGATGGATGTGCTCGAAGaggaattaaataaattgaatttcttgGAGAGTCATAGCAGTGAGTTCAA TGTTACAAGGAATTATTTAGACTGGCTCACGTCTTTACCCTGGGGTGTGACGAGTCCTGAAAATTTGCATCTTCAGCAGGCGATCGAGATATTGGATAAAGATCACTATGGGATGGAAGACATAAAGAAACGAATTTTGG AATTTATCGCTGTCAGTCAATTGAAGGGTTCAACACAAGGGAAGATACTATGTTTCCACGGTCCCCCGGGTGTCGGAAAAACGTCAATCGCGAAATCAATTTCCCGTGCTCTAAACAGGGAGTATTTCAGGTTTAGTGTTGGAGGTATGACAGACGTTGCAGAAATCAAGGGGCACAGGCGAACGTACGTGGGAGCAATGCCTGGCAAAATTATTCAATGCTTGAAGAAAACTAAGACGGAAAATCCGTTGGTTCTTATAGACGAGGTCGATAAGATAGGAAA AGGACATCAGGGTGATCCTGCGTCCGCTCTTCTAGAAATGCTGGACCCAGAGCAAAATGCAAATTTCCTGGACCACTACTTGGACGTGTCCGTTGATCTCTCGAAGGTTCTCTTCATTTGTACAGCGAATGTGATCGACACGATTCCGGAGCCCCTTCGGGACCGTATGGAAATGATAGAGATGTCCGGTTATGTCGCCGATGAAAAGGTCGCGATCGCTAAACAGTATTTGGTACCGCAAGCCATGAACGAATCCGGTCTCTCCGATACGCACGTCAAAATCGACGACGGTGCGCTCAATTTATTGATTAAATTCTACTGTCGAGAATCGGGAGTTCGAAATCTGCAGAAGCACATAGAGAAAGTTCATCGGAAGGTGGCCTTCAAGGTCGTGAAGAAGGAAGCAGGAAGGGTCGACGTAACCACAGAGAATCTACACGAATTCGTAGGGAAACCTGTGTTCACGCACGACAGAATGTACGACATAACACCCCCCGGTGTCGTTATGGGACTCGCGTGGACAGCCATGGGTGGCTCCACTTTGTTCATCGAGACAACAATTAGGAAACCTACCACAAAGAAGAGTGAAGGCAGCTTTGAAGTCACTGGACACTTGGGCGATGTGATGAAGGAGTCCATTCAGATAGCCATGACAGTGGCAAGGAAGTTCTTGAGCGATGAAGATTCCAGCAACACTTTCCTTTATGATTCCCATTTACACCTGCACGTGCCTGAGGGTGCGACACCGAAGGATGGTCCTAGTGCTGGTGTGACTATCGCGATAGCGTTCATATCGCTCGCTAAGAATAAAGCAATTAGGCAAAATGTCGCGATGACTGGGGAACTCAGTTTGATGGGAAGGGTCCTGCCCGTTGGTGGCATCAAGGAGAAAACGATCGCC GCGAAACGAGTCGGTGTGAATTGCGTGATACTGCCCGAGGAGAACAAGAAGGACTTCAACGACTTGCCTAAGTACATCACGGATGGTCTCGAGGTTCATTTCGCCTCTACCTTCGCCGACGTGTATCGCATTTGTTTCGAAAATGTCGAGGATCCAAGAGTATTCGCGACCACGAATATGTAG
- the Lon gene encoding lon protease homolog, mitochondrial isoform X3, whose amino-acid sequence MRFVTAVNFKMLPVFRHRMTIVRSFCRNRHSDVQELSTHVRSLQFRRAGLVDCLGSFTRYTRDRRHSAAAAIISIRSFATKKFNDRDPPGESDGDQIDDPASLPATVVVPEVWPHVPVIAINRNPVFPRFIKLIELNNPILMDLVRRKVKLNQPYVGIFLKKAEENEAEVVQNMNDIYPVGTFAQIHEVQDLGNRLRLVVMAHRRIKIVGQILEDIMPKNMHAEKTKKNEEENVVPESAVPKKLEESKEEKFMSAESDSAQPQANTQPLLMVEVINITHEKFRQTEEIKALTQELIKTIRDIISMNPLYRESLQQMLHQGQRVVDNPVYLSDLGAALTGADAQELQQVLEEMDISKRLRLSLALLKKEYELSKLQQKIGREVEEKVKQQHRKYILHEQLKVIKKELGLEKDDKDAIAEKYRERIRSKTVPKPVMDVLEEELNKLNFLESHSSEFNVTRNYLDWLTSLPWGVTSPENLHLQQAIEILDKDHYGMEDIKKRILEFIAVSQLKGSTQGKILCFHGPPGVGKTSIAKSISRALNREYFRFSVGGMTDVAEIKGHRRTYVGAMPGKIIQCLKKTKTENPLVLIDEVDKIGKGHQGDPASALLEMLDPEQNANFLDHYLDVSVDLSKVLFICTANVIDTIPEPLRDRMEMIEMSGYVADEKVAIAKQYLVPQAMNESGLSDTHVKIDDGALNLLIKFYCRESGVRNLQKHIEKVHRKVAFKVVKKEAGRVDVTTENLHEFVGKPVFTHDRMYDITPPGVVMGLAWTAMGGSTLFIETTIRKPTTKKSEGSFEVTGHLGDVMKESIQIAMTVARKFLSDEDSSNTFLYDSHLHLHVPEGATPKDGPSAGVTIAIAFISLAKNKAIRQNVAMTGELSLMGRVLPVGGIKEKTIAAKRVGVNCVILPEENKKDFNDLPKYITDGLEVHFASTFADVYRICFENVEDPRVFATTNM is encoded by the exons ATGCGTTTCGTGACAGCGGTCAATTTCAAGATGCTGCCTGTCTTTCGGCACCGCATGACGATTGTTCGATCATTCTGCAGAAACCGACACTCGGACGTTCAAGAGTTGTCGACTCATGTACGATCGCTGCAATTCCGTAGAGCAGGCCTCGTCGATTGTCTAGGATCATTCACCAGATATACACGTGATCGTCGTCATTCTGCGGCGGCGGCTATCATCTCGATAAGATCGTTCGCGACCAAGAAATTCAACGACAGGGACCCACCGGG TGAGAGTGACGGAGATCAGATCGATGATCCAGCTTCGTTGCCAGCGACAGTTGTTGTGCCCGAGGTCTGGCCCCATGTGCCTGTCATAGCGATCAATAGAAATCCTGTGTTCCCCAGATTTATAAAGCTTATCGAGCTTAACAATCCGATTCTCATGGATCTGGTTCGTAGAAAGGTAAAATTGAATCAACCGTATGTGGGTATCTTCTTAAAGAAGGCAGAGGA AAATGAAGCGGAAGTTGTACAAAATATGAACGATATTTACCCCGTTGGCACATTTGCACAGATACACGAAGTACAAGATTTAGGGAATCGACTGAGATTAGTTGTGATGGCACATAGGAGAATTAAAATTGTTGGTCAGATACTGGAAGATATCATGCCGAAAAACATGCACG CAGAGAAAACCAAAAAGAACGAAGAAGAGAATGTCGTCCCGGAAAGTGCTGTGCCTAAAAAACTGGAAGAgagtaaagaagaaaaatttatgTCAGCAGAATCTGATAGTGCTCAGCCGCAGGCTAACACTCAGCCATTGTTGATGGTGGAAGTAATAAACATTACCCACGAGAAATTTAGACAGACTGAAGAGATTAAG GCTTTAACACAAGAATTAATCAAGACAATTCGGGACATAATCAGTATGAACCCGCTGTACCGCGAGTCTTTGCAACAAATGCTGCACCAGGGTCAGAGGGTTGTAGACAATCCAGTCTATTTGAGCGATCTAGGTGCAGCTCTGACCGGAGCAGATGCACAGGAACTGCAACAGGTGTTGGAAGAAATGGAT ATCTCGAAGAGACTAAGGTTGTCGCTTGCACTGCTAAAGAAAGAATACGAATTGAGTAAATTGCAACAAAAGATTGGTAGGGAAGTGGAGGAAAAAGTCAAGCAACAGCACAGAAAGTATATTCTCCACGAACAATTGAAAGTCATAAAAAAAGAGTTAGGATTAGAAAAGGACGACAAAGACGCGATAGCGGAGAAGTATAGAGAACGAATAAGATCGAAAACGGTCCCAAAACCAGTGATGGATGTGCTCGAAGaggaattaaataaattgaatttcttgGAGAGTCATAGCAGTGAGTTCAA TGTTACAAGGAATTATTTAGACTGGCTCACGTCTTTACCCTGGGGTGTGACGAGTCCTGAAAATTTGCATCTTCAGCAGGCGATCGAGATATTGGATAAAGATCACTATGGGATGGAAGACATAAAGAAACGAATTTTGG AATTTATCGCTGTCAGTCAATTGAAGGGTTCAACACAAGGGAAGATACTATGTTTCCACGGTCCCCCGGGTGTCGGAAAAACGTCAATCGCGAAATCAATTTCCCGTGCTCTAAACAGGGAGTATTTCAGGTTTAGTGTTGGAGGTATGACAGACGTTGCAGAAATCAAGGGGCACAGGCGAACGTACGTGGGAGCAATGCCTGGCAAAATTATTCAATGCTTGAAGAAAACTAAGACGGAAAATCCGTTGGTTCTTATAGACGAGGTCGATAAGATAGGAAA AGGACATCAGGGTGATCCTGCGTCCGCTCTTCTAGAAATGCTGGACCCAGAGCAAAATGCAAATTTCCTGGACCACTACTTGGACGTGTCCGTTGATCTCTCGAAGGTTCTCTTCATTTGTACAGCGAATGTGATCGACACGATTCCGGAGCCCCTTCGGGACCGTATGGAAATGATAGAGATGTCCGGTTATGTCGCCGATGAAAAGGTCGCGATCGCTAAACAGTATTTGGTACCGCAAGCCATGAACGAATCCGGTCTCTCCGATACGCACGTCAAAATCGACGACGGTGCGCTCAATTTATTGATTAAATTCTACTGTCGAGAATCGGGAGTTCGAAATCTGCAGAAGCACATAGAGAAAGTTCATCGGAAGGTGGCCTTCAAGGTCGTGAAGAAGGAAGCAGGAAGGGTCGACGTAACCACAGAGAATCTACACGAATTCGTAGGGAAACCTGTGTTCACGCACGACAGAATGTACGACATAACACCCCCCGGTGTCGTTATGGGACTCGCGTGGACAGCCATGGGTGGCTCCACTTTGTTCATCGAGACAACAATTAGGAAACCTACCACAAAGAAGAGTGAAGGCAGCTTTGAAGTCACTGGACACTTGGGCGATGTGATGAAGGAGTCCATTCAGATAGCCATGACAGTGGCAAGGAAGTTCTTGAGCGATGAAGATTCCAGCAACACTTTCCTTTATGATTCCCATTTACACCTGCACGTGCCTGAGGGTGCGACACCGAAGGATGGTCCTAGTGCTGGTGTGACTATCGCGATAGCGTTCATATCGCTCGCTAAGAATAAAGCAATTAGGCAAAATGTCGCGATGACTGGGGAACTCAGTTTGATGGGAAGGGTCCTGCCCGTTGGTGGCATCAAGGAGAAAACGATCGCC GCGAAACGAGTCGGTGTGAATTGCGTGATACTGCCCGAGGAGAACAAGAAGGACTTCAACGACTTGCCTAAGTACATCACGGATGGTCTCGAGGTTCATTTCGCCTCTACCTTCGCCGACGTGTATCGCATTTGTTTCGAAAATGTCGAGGATCCAAGAGTATTCGCGACCACGAATATGTAG